In Terriglobus sp. TAA 43, a single window of DNA contains:
- a CDS encoding RNA polymerase sigma factor: protein MGTQIVGSGLAAGTLNDPAVGSVFNAGGAFAPGVVAVESPAVAKVAAGRAGRAALTPAQMEARAQQRLEDDELIRQAQKGQRGAFDQLVRRYDGAVLRLALHMLGNEQDAQDVHQEAFLKAYRHLQNFRFECSFYTWLYRIVTNLCLDALRRRKSRREDPSIVTDSSGDTIDLMSSVSDDRAGANPDLELRRKTLNRRIQEALDQLTPRERTVFELKHYQGLKLRAIGEMLQTTEETAKNTLFRATRKLRANLADA, encoded by the coding sequence ATGGGTACACAGATTGTTGGCAGTGGTTTGGCGGCGGGCACTTTGAACGACCCGGCCGTAGGAAGTGTTTTCAATGCAGGCGGTGCGTTCGCGCCGGGCGTGGTCGCGGTAGAATCGCCAGCAGTGGCGAAAGTAGCGGCAGGTCGGGCAGGGCGAGCGGCGCTGACACCAGCGCAGATGGAAGCGCGGGCGCAGCAACGTCTGGAAGATGACGAGCTGATCCGGCAGGCCCAAAAGGGCCAGCGCGGTGCGTTTGACCAGCTTGTGCGGCGGTACGATGGCGCGGTATTGCGCCTGGCGCTGCATATGCTTGGAAATGAACAAGATGCGCAGGACGTGCATCAGGAAGCGTTCCTGAAGGCATACCGGCATCTGCAGAATTTTCGGTTTGAGTGCTCGTTTTATACGTGGCTCTACCGGATTGTGACGAACCTTTGCCTGGACGCGCTGCGTCGGCGTAAGAGCCGCCGCGAAGATCCGAGCATCGTCACCGACAGTTCGGGCGACACGATTGACCTGATGAGCAGCGTGAGCGACGACCGCGCCGGGGCCAATCCGGACCTGGAACTGCGACGCAAGACTTTGAACCGGCGCATTCAGGAAGCGCTGGACCAACTGACACCGCGCGAGCGGACGGTGTTTGAACTGAAGCACTACCAGGGTCTGAAGCTTCGCGCCATTGGCGAGATGCTGCAGACCACGGAAGAGACGGCGAAGAACACACTCTTTCGAGCAACGCGTAAATTGCGCGCCAATCTGGCAGACGCATAA
- a CDS encoding anti-sigma factor: MKCDEVKDQLILLAYDEIPEEDHAELQLHLRNCSDCQAEADAMAELTAILSEQTRPEVPANLLAASRLRLDEALDEASQSTWRMRLRNTLVGTWQHLYAAPALATLLVGVGFLSGNLLTRYQLASTPIPQPAVVSMNDTEGAVSNISGILPLPDADRVEVRYNRVVPMTMQGRLDDPQVRQLLTLAAQKGLNNDVRETSVDLLAKECVAGHHCEHGDGDRTGVRDALLVSLRYDKSATVRLRALEGLQRFIGEDLRVRDAVLESLMHDSNADVRTRAIAMLEPVEGDTSVRQVLHTVSTQDDNPYIRNASMQALGNIDGIQ; the protein is encoded by the coding sequence ATGAAGTGCGATGAGGTAAAAGATCAACTGATTCTGCTGGCTTACGACGAGATCCCGGAAGAGGATCACGCGGAGCTTCAGCTGCATCTGCGGAACTGTAGCGATTGCCAGGCCGAGGCGGATGCCATGGCCGAGTTGACCGCCATTCTTTCCGAACAGACTCGACCGGAGGTTCCCGCGAACCTGCTGGCTGCGAGCCGTCTGCGACTGGATGAAGCGCTGGACGAAGCCAGCCAGAGCACCTGGCGAATGCGTCTGCGAAACACCCTGGTGGGTACGTGGCAGCATCTTTATGCCGCGCCCGCACTGGCGACGCTGCTGGTGGGTGTTGGATTTTTGAGCGGCAACCTGCTCACGCGTTATCAATTGGCCAGCACCCCGATTCCCCAGCCCGCCGTGGTCTCCATGAACGACACGGAAGGCGCTGTGAGCAATATCAGCGGCATTCTTCCCTTGCCTGATGCTGACCGCGTGGAAGTTCGTTATAACCGCGTTGTTCCCATGACCATGCAGGGCCGTCTGGATGATCCGCAGGTGCGTCAGTTACTGACGCTGGCGGCGCAGAAGGGCCTGAACAACGATGTGCGCGAAACCAGCGTCGACCTGCTGGCAAAAGAATGCGTTGCAGGACATCACTGTGAACATGGCGATGGCGACCGCACGGGCGTTCGCGATGCGCTGCTGGTAAGCCTGCGTTATGACAAGAGCGCGACGGTTCGCCTGCGTGCCCTGGAAGGTTTGCAGCGTTTCATTGGTGAAGACCTGCGCGTACGCGATGCTGTGCTGGAAAGCCTGATGCACGATTCCAATGCCGATGTGCGTACACGCGCCATTGCGATGCTGGAGCCGGTGGAAGGCGACACCAGCGTACGGCAGGTGCTGCACACGGTTTCCACACAGGACGATAACCCCTACATCCGCAATGCATCCATGCAAGCGCTGGGGAATATCGATGGCATTCAATAA
- a CDS encoding PDZ domain-containing protein: MAFNNLAAAAISLTLLAVPVAHAQEVLVCSLEPPPMYGAGAGGHSTPVQGYLGIMFHDVSDSTYNSQHLRDKRGAEIVMVDHDGPAGKAGLREHDVVLSMNGTTVEGEEQLRKLLHDMPSGRTISLTVWRDGMERSLSATLSTREEVDKQARLQRWTVPNPDESTASAEPAPPPAAPKSSGVFGHSFMSSHLLPLLPVYTGATVDTMGAQLADYFGVKDGNGLLVHAVEGNSPAAAAGLHAGDVITRMNGNRVNTEKDWTRALHDGKGKPITMVIVRDRKEQTLTMVSDGKKRSSVEMPASEEPMLMMP; this comes from the coding sequence ATGGCATTCAATAACCTGGCTGCGGCCGCGATCTCCCTCACGTTGCTGGCGGTACCGGTTGCGCATGCGCAGGAAGTGCTGGTGTGTTCCCTGGAACCGCCACCGATGTATGGTGCGGGAGCTGGCGGACACAGCACACCTGTGCAGGGCTACCTGGGCATCATGTTTCATGATGTTTCGGACTCCACGTACAACTCGCAACATCTGAGAGACAAACGTGGCGCTGAGATCGTGATGGTGGATCATGACGGGCCTGCCGGCAAGGCTGGCTTGCGTGAGCACGACGTTGTTCTAAGCATGAACGGAACGACCGTGGAAGGCGAAGAGCAACTGCGGAAGCTGCTGCACGATATGCCATCCGGTAGAACGATTTCGCTTACCGTGTGGCGCGATGGCATGGAGCGTTCCTTGTCGGCCACGCTCTCTACTCGTGAAGAAGTGGATAAGCAGGCACGGTTGCAACGCTGGACTGTTCCGAATCCCGACGAGAGTACGGCTTCCGCAGAACCCGCTCCTCCACCGGCAGCGCCGAAGAGTAGCGGCGTGTTTGGTCATTCGTTCATGTCAAGCCATCTGTTGCCGCTGTTGCCTGTTTACACCGGCGCTACGGTGGACACGATGGGCGCACAGCTTGCGGATTACTTTGGCGTGAAGGATGGCAATGGTTTGTTGGTGCATGCCGTAGAAGGCAACAGCCCTGCTGCTGCTGCGGGCCTTCATGCGGGCGATGTGATCACACGCATGAATGGGAACCGCGTGAATACCGAGAAGGACTGGACACGCGCGTTGCATGACGGCAAAGGCAAGCCCATCACCATGGTGATTGTGCGCGATCGTAAGGAACAGACGCTGACGATGGTATCTGATGGCAAGAAACGCAGTTCAGTGGAAATGCCCGCGTCTGAAGAACCTATGCTGATGATGCCCTAG
- a CDS encoding DHA2 family efflux MFS transporter permease subunit, translating to MAATTTTHHEAVWKPKHNPWLVAMTVTIATFMEVLDTSIANVALPHIAGSVGASQDEATWVLTSYLVASAVILPISGWISNRIGRKRFYMMCVVMFTACSLLCGLAPTLPFLIVARILQGLGGGGLAPSEQAILADTFPIEKRGQAFAMYGAAVVVAPAIGPTLGGWLTDNYNWHWIFFINLPFGLLSLYLSNRMVEDPPELVERTKRKDPVDFIGLISVALGVGLLEFTLDKGQEKDWFGSGEIQLTAALAVIILIFFVFWEWNHPDPIVDLKLLKNRNFGTAVFLQLVLGMVLFGSTVLIPQYLQTMLGYTAELAGKVLSPAGLVMMVMMAVAGKTLGKGDPRLTVMLGYLAVAAGLYNLTRLDLYSSFGTVTLWRMLQVIGLPFIFIPISTLNYVGVPREKSNQISSLSNFARNIGGSAGTALLTTYLARSAQVHMSNLGANITAGSYALQAYVSRFAAATHTTYAQAQSMAMASAYGQMAQQATMIAYKNAFAMLAWVVMALSPLVWLMRLPPKNAKVDPEQMAGH from the coding sequence ATGGCTGCAACGACCACAACTCATCACGAAGCTGTCTGGAAGCCGAAGCACAACCCGTGGCTCGTGGCCATGACCGTTACCATCGCCACGTTTATGGAAGTGCTGGATACCTCCATTGCAAACGTCGCGTTGCCACATATTGCGGGCTCCGTAGGCGCCTCGCAGGATGAAGCCACCTGGGTGCTTACCAGCTACCTGGTTGCGTCGGCCGTCATCCTTCCTATCTCCGGATGGATCTCCAATCGCATCGGGCGCAAGCGTTTTTACATGATGTGCGTCGTGATGTTTACGGCGTGCTCGCTGCTGTGCGGTCTCGCGCCCACGCTGCCGTTCCTTATCGTCGCGCGTATCCTTCAGGGACTTGGCGGCGGCGGTCTCGCTCCCAGTGAGCAGGCCATCCTGGCCGATACCTTCCCCATTGAAAAGCGCGGCCAGGCCTTTGCCATGTATGGCGCTGCCGTCGTCGTCGCGCCTGCCATCGGCCCCACACTGGGCGGATGGCTCACCGACAACTACAACTGGCACTGGATCTTCTTCATCAACCTGCCCTTCGGCCTGCTGTCGCTGTATCTGTCGAACCGCATGGTCGAGGACCCACCGGAACTGGTGGAGCGCACCAAGCGCAAAGACCCCGTCGACTTCATCGGTCTTATCAGCGTCGCACTCGGCGTGGGCCTGCTGGAATTCACACTGGACAAGGGACAGGAGAAGGACTGGTTCGGCTCCGGTGAGATTCAACTCACCGCGGCGCTCGCCGTCATTATCCTCATCTTCTTCGTCTTCTGGGAGTGGAACCACCCCGACCCCATCGTGGACTTGAAGCTGTTGAAGAACCGTAACTTCGGCACTGCCGTCTTCCTGCAATTGGTGCTCGGCATGGTTTTGTTCGGATCGACGGTGCTGATCCCGCAGTATCTGCAAACGATGCTTGGCTACACTGCGGAGCTCGCAGGTAAAGTGCTAAGTCCAGCCGGTCTGGTCATGATGGTCATGATGGCCGTCGCAGGCAAAACACTGGGCAAGGGAGATCCGCGCCTCACCGTAATGCTTGGCTATCTCGCGGTCGCTGCAGGTTTGTATAACCTCACACGGCTCGATCTGTACTCGTCTTTCGGAACAGTAACGCTGTGGCGCATGCTGCAGGTCATCGGCCTGCCGTTTATCTTTATTCCCATCTCCACGCTGAATTACGTGGGTGTGCCGCGCGAGAAGAGCAACCAGATTTCGTCGCTCTCCAACTTCGCTCGAAACATCGGTGGATCGGCGGGCACGGCGCTGCTCACCACGTATCTGGCGCGTTCTGCGCAGGTGCACATGAGCAACCTCGGCGCGAACATCACAGCAGGCAGTTACGCATTGCAGGCATACGTCAGCCGCTTTGCCGCAGCCACGCACACAACCTACGCGCAGGCACAATCCATGGCCATGGCATCGGCCTACGGACAGATGGCGCAGCAGGCCACCATGATCGCGTACAAGAACGCCTTCGCTATGCTCGCGTGGGTGGTCATGGCTCTGTCACCGCTGGTGTGGTTGATGCGACTGCCACCCAAGAATGCCAAGGTCGATCCGGAACAGATGGCCGGTCACTAA
- a CDS encoding MarR family winged helix-turn-helix transcriptional regulator produces MRKSKQEIRDEAALRISLAMKRLVSTGRLLLEAELEPDGITLAQLRMLKTLEETAELSSAELSRACFVTPQSMQTLVARAEREGWIKRSPSPQNRRILTTTLTAKGRGVLERGMELWTIISREMWGGIQLSEMEELHRILNLAVDHLQPRLNSLHDRPMLKHGPV; encoded by the coding sequence ATGCGGAAATCGAAGCAGGAAATTCGGGATGAAGCGGCACTCCGCATTTCGCTTGCGATGAAGCGGCTGGTCAGCACAGGGCGCCTGCTGCTGGAGGCGGAACTGGAGCCCGATGGCATTACGCTGGCACAGTTGCGCATGCTGAAGACGCTGGAGGAGACCGCGGAGCTCTCGTCCGCGGAACTGTCACGCGCTTGTTTTGTCACGCCGCAGAGCATGCAGACCCTGGTAGCGCGGGCTGAACGCGAAGGATGGATCAAGCGCTCCCCTTCTCCGCAGAACCGTCGCATCCTGACCACCACGCTGACAGCGAAGGGGCGAGGCGTGTTGGAGCGCGGCATGGAGCTGTGGACCATCATTAGCAGGGAGATGTGGGGCGGAATTCAGCTCTCTGAGATGGAAGAACTGCACCGGATTCTGAATCTGGCTGTGGACCACCTCCAGCCTCGCCTGAACAGCCTGCATGACCGCCCCATGCTGAAACATGGTCCTGTTTAG